One Serratia sarumanii genomic region harbors:
- a CDS encoding plasmid partitioning/stability family protein, whose amino-acid sequence MSENSSDTRRKFTSYLQLDCEADRQALNVVESISQRVRGDFLRNAIITTAALHQLDSRLPVLLATMYNGQLTSEQLVNLVSQTTGWRPEMAAIRDVVMALSGDNCRLVDPVEPVQQRSELGPLDEARKKLDKLL is encoded by the coding sequence GTGAGCGAAAACAGCAGTGATACCCGCCGAAAATTTACCAGCTATTTGCAGCTGGACTGCGAGGCAGATCGCCAAGCTCTGAATGTGGTTGAATCCATTTCGCAGCGAGTGCGCGGGGATTTTCTGCGTAATGCCATCATCACAACGGCGGCATTACATCAGCTCGATTCACGATTACCAGTATTGTTGGCCACGATGTATAACGGCCAGTTGACCAGCGAGCAGCTGGTCAACCTGGTCAGTCAAACAACAGGCTGGAGACCCGAAATGGCCGCGATCCGCGACGTGGTTATGGCGTTGTCTGGTGATAATTGTCGATTGGTGGATCCGGTTGAACCTGTACAGCAGCGTAGCGAATTGGGGCCCCTGGATGAGGCTCGCAAGAAATTGGATAAATTGCTCTAA